The following proteins are co-located in the Imtechella halotolerans genome:
- a CDS encoding SusC/RagA family TonB-linked outer membrane protein: MCKKLLTIFAFVSLLFSQSIYAQEKTVTGTVTDAEDGMPLPQVNVLVKGTTTGTFTDFDGKFSLKVPGNSAVLVLSALGYATKEITVGTSSQLNVTLSPSSEQLDEVVVTALGLQKQARSVGYATTKVDTKEIERINVINPVAALQGKVAGVSINLGGASGVTSSSSITIRGAKSLDKNNSPIFVIDGMIIQEPMTGALSGTDWGSQLKNLNPSDYESVTVLKGAAATALYGSRGANGAIVIVSKGGKFGKQGLGIEVSQTLETAQIYKAPIKMQNIYGAGSPNNGYEGDFLPDGSLQRTAYSWGPKMDGRVIDQYMPNGEATPFVPHSDNWKALYQSPFNMSTSVAVSGGNEDSSYRLSYSNVDNNGVFKRNSFKRNTVNFRGLAKLNDVFSIEAGINYAFSRAQNGANQGGWNWGGNAGFMSTMYIPRNMDLETYESMYRDPETKAVENVTPWGDLRGFLHRRDLNLNQRSENSLLTNLTLRAQISPKLTASIKGNYNYYGISTMEKLYGSGANYGPTGSGGFSRGGSTSGNYNFLGMLQTNDNLFKIGGEEISVDGILGVELYGNTESHSWYKSTNGGLVTPGVFAFSNSVNTIIPRFDYTPKNNQSLGVFAIVNLSWKDQLFLELTGRNDWLSSLTYPTYAVDGKNNYTVFYPSANLSYVFTESLTMPEWISFGKLRASLARAGMGTSPYATINGFGFFNQSAQFDPDRNSVLIANPNLGTAYNPDLKPEVQQSLELGTDIRMFDERLNLDFTYYKTNTFNQIMTLPSVAESGASRQLINAGNIQNQGVEIMLEGTPVKTKDFRWTLGTNFTLNRGKIKELHKDVKEWQLLGQYDAGPEIWAYEGGKFGVLTTSYANPYGSSIYRYNNENDANDPRNGKPVISYWGGAGSPNRAYIYGYTTNYDKGINDRVVVGKVEADFYLSFNTSFSYKNFDFYALVDGRVGGNFFSHTYKYASYRGVLESSLNGRDKEHGGLPRVNYKGETVYDAIMLDAVFDEGATAPSASDPTQSIDVAGLTYEQALEKGIVPMMASAFYMYNYGWGMPAELGVQDNTWFMLREVTLGYRFSEELCKKIGANYLRIGLTARNLGYLVNKLTDGLNPESLSNNNPLTPMDIGTVPYSRTYALNLTLRF; encoded by the coding sequence ATGTGCAAAAAGCTACTTACCATTTTTGCGTTCGTATCGTTGCTGTTTTCGCAGTCGATATATGCGCAAGAAAAAACGGTAACCGGGACGGTTACTGATGCTGAAGATGGCATGCCACTTCCACAAGTCAATGTGTTGGTCAAAGGTACCACTACAGGGACATTTACTGATTTTGATGGTAAATTCAGTTTGAAAGTACCGGGAAATTCAGCAGTATTAGTGTTATCGGCATTGGGGTATGCAACGAAGGAAATTACTGTTGGTACATCGAGCCAATTAAATGTTACCTTATCACCATCTTCAGAACAGTTGGATGAAGTTGTAGTAACCGCTTTAGGTTTGCAAAAACAAGCCCGATCAGTTGGGTATGCAACTACTAAAGTTGACACTAAAGAGATTGAACGTATAAATGTAATAAACCCTGTGGCCGCATTGCAAGGAAAGGTTGCTGGTGTAAGTATTAACCTCGGTGGTGCCTCTGGGGTTACGTCAAGTTCATCAATCACCATAAGGGGGGCTAAATCACTAGATAAGAATAACTCTCCGATTTTTGTTATTGATGGTATGATTATTCAAGAACCTATGACTGGTGCCTTATCAGGTACTGACTGGGGTTCTCAATTGAAAAATTTGAATCCCTCAGATTATGAAAGTGTAACTGTGCTGAAAGGGGCTGCGGCAACTGCTCTTTATGGCTCTAGGGGTGCAAATGGAGCTATAGTTATAGTTTCAAAAGGTGGAAAATTTGGAAAACAAGGATTAGGAATTGAAGTTTCTCAAACACTTGAAACAGCTCAGATATATAAGGCTCCTATTAAAATGCAAAACATCTATGGAGCTGGAAGTCCGAATAATGGATATGAAGGTGATTTTTTACCTGATGGATCATTACAAAGAACTGCCTATAGCTGGGGACCAAAAATGGATGGAAGGGTTATAGATCAATATATGCCAAATGGTGAAGCAACTCCATTTGTACCTCATTCAGATAATTGGAAAGCATTGTATCAATCTCCCTTTAATATGAGCACGAGTGTGGCTGTAAGTGGAGGAAATGAAGATTCCTCCTATAGATTGTCATATTCAAATGTTGATAATAATGGGGTGTTTAAGCGAAACAGTTTTAAGCGAAATACTGTAAATTTTAGAGGGCTTGCTAAGTTAAATGATGTGTTCTCTATTGAGGCTGGAATTAATTATGCTTTTTCCAGAGCTCAAAATGGTGCTAATCAAGGAGGTTGGAATTGGGGAGGTAATGCCGGTTTTATGAGTACAATGTATATTCCAAGGAATATGGATTTGGAAACTTATGAAAGCATGTATAGAGACCCTGAAACTAAAGCAGTTGAAAATGTTACCCCTTGGGGAGACTTGAGAGGTTTTTTACATAGGAGAGATTTGAATTTAAATCAGCGTTCAGAAAACTCTCTATTAACAAATTTGACTTTAAGAGCTCAAATTAGCCCAAAACTTACGGCTAGTATTAAAGGGAATTATAATTATTATGGAATCTCCACCATGGAGAAATTATATGGTTCAGGTGCTAATTATGGGCCTACAGGTTCTGGAGGATTTTCACGAGGAGGTAGTACTTCCGGGAATTATAATTTTTTAGGAATGTTGCAAACAAATGATAATTTGTTTAAAATTGGGGGAGAAGAGATAAGTGTAGATGGTATTTTAGGTGTAGAATTGTATGGAAACACTGAATCCCATTCATGGTATAAGTCAACAAATGGAGGATTAGTAACTCCGGGAGTTTTTGCGTTTTCAAATTCAGTAAACACCATTATCCCTCGTTTTGATTATACACCAAAAAATAATCAATCTTTGGGAGTTTTTGCAATTGTTAATTTGAGTTGGAAAGATCAGTTATTTCTAGAATTGACTGGACGAAATGATTGGTTATCCTCATTAACCTATCCTACATATGCTGTTGATGGTAAAAATAATTATACAGTATTCTATCCTTCAGCAAATTTATCCTATGTGTTTACGGAATCATTAACAATGCCTGAATGGATTTCCTTTGGTAAGTTAAGAGCGTCCTTGGCTAGAGCCGGGATGGGAACTAGTCCTTATGCAACAATAAATGGATTTGGGTTTTTTAATCAAAGCGCACAGTTTGATCCGGATAGGAATAGTGTGTTAATAGCCAATCCTAATTTAGGAACTGCTTATAATCCAGATTTAAAGCCTGAGGTTCAACAATCCTTGGAATTGGGTACTGATATAAGAATGTTCGATGAACGTTTGAATTTGGATTTCACATACTATAAAACTAATACCTTCAATCAAATTATGACATTGCCAAGTGTTGCGGAATCTGGAGCTTCTCGACAATTGATTAATGCAGGTAATATTCAAAATCAAGGGGTGGAGATTATGTTAGAGGGAACTCCTGTAAAAACCAAAGATTTTAGATGGACCTTAGGGACAAATTTTACTTTGAATAGAGGAAAGATTAAAGAATTGCATAAAGATGTAAAAGAATGGCAATTATTAGGGCAATATGATGCAGGTCCAGAAATCTGGGCATATGAAGGAGGAAAGTTTGGGGTTCTAACAACCTCCTATGCTAATCCTTATGGCTCATCAATTTATAGATATAATAACGAAAATGATGCCAATGATCCAAGAAATGGTAAGCCTGTGATTTCTTATTGGGGAGGCGCTGGTAGCCCTAATAGAGCTTATATTTATGGTTACACTACGAACTATGATAAGGGAATAAATGATAGGGTAGTTGTAGGTAAAGTGGAGGCTGATTTTTATCTAAGTTTTAATACTTCTTTTTCTTATAAGAATTTTGACTTTTATGCTTTAGTTGATGGTAGAGTTGGAGGGAATTTTTTCTCACATACCTATAAATATGCTTCATATAGAGGGGTGCTTGAGTCTTCTCTTAATGGAAGAGATAAAGAACATGGAGGTCTTCCTCGTGTAAATTATAAAGGAGAGACTGTGTATGACGCAATTATGCTTGATGCTGTGTTTGATGAAGGTGCTACCGCTCCATCAGCGAGCGACCCAACTCAGAGTATTGATGTTGCTGGATTGACATATGAACAAGCACTTGAAAAAGGTATTGTACCTATGATGGCTAGTGCTTTTTATATGTATAATTATGGATGGGGAATGCCTGCAGAACTAGGTGTACAAGATAATACTTGGTTTATGTTGAGAGAAGTTACTCTTGGATATCGTTTTTCAGAGGAGTTATGTAAAAAGATTGGAGCTAATTATCTGCGTATAGGCTTGACTGCACGTAATTTAGGATATTTGGTTAATAAGTTAACTGACGGGTTGAATCCTGAGTCTTTATCTAACAATAATCCTTTGACTCCAATGGATATTGGGACGGTTCCATATTCAAGAACATATGCGCTTAATCTAACTTTAAGATTCTAA
- a CDS encoding SusD/RagB family nutrient-binding outer membrane lipoprotein translates to MKKYKVILMGVLALSTLSGCLKEYQELNTNPELLGETDPRFVFTGATENFNNSSRNHLMAKYSGVMQMMQYLVNYQGAQEGVYVNPQSTNRPNPFTPYYSDYYAQIGLRLRYLREKVIPSNAEAERFQNLSAIAGILETYEAWLVFDVNGAAPYTEAFKVSEGIGKPRYDFYQEGLDGSPLYKEFDAKVKEYIGILQSNLPNQYDLGSSDFFYKGNVDNWIRFANTLRIKMAQRLELADATFYNDVLSEVLANPGGLISNNEQSCVYNHPNEYNNNTDDMHILTYQYAASRAFVNFMKEYDDPRLPLLVRRNGFGFGNNNEINDGITELLEQHYPDYQTRFPEFSERYFGMSSNPDSTSTLWSGTTYFTLPYTEGGVDKTLTVRHNSQIESRFYVKNGGKVGTQVTARDKEDATYDVSQNSISIFTPLITYSETCFMMAEIAFKSGSAKGGKDALTWYQEGIRASMQQYQTWAEKMAVPSAMNSNSDNYNPITSVKIDNYLSQTEFQTVSLEKIISQQWVNLFMRPEEAWATWKRTGLPAFKDQPIPEAGVAFLEAITTGGNSLVIPRRGALPVPNDANIDNFNSALERLTQDPNYGDMNNKTEGRIWWDRFLN, encoded by the coding sequence ATGAAAAAATATAAAGTAATACTTATGGGAGTTCTGGCTCTTTCAACACTTTCAGGGTGTTTAAAAGAGTATCAAGAACTTAATACAAACCCTGAATTGCTTGGAGAAACAGATCCTAGATTTGTTTTTACAGGGGCTACAGAGAATTTTAATAACAGTAGTCGAAATCATCTTATGGCAAAGTATAGTGGGGTGATGCAAATGATGCAATATTTGGTAAATTATCAAGGTGCTCAGGAGGGAGTTTATGTAAATCCTCAATCTACTAATCGTCCTAATCCTTTTACACCTTATTATAGTGATTATTATGCTCAGATTGGACTAAGGTTGCGCTATCTCAGAGAAAAGGTGATCCCTAGTAATGCTGAGGCAGAAAGATTTCAAAATTTGTCAGCTATAGCAGGAATTTTGGAAACTTATGAGGCTTGGTTGGTTTTTGACGTCAACGGAGCTGCTCCTTACACCGAAGCATTTAAAGTCTCAGAAGGAATTGGCAAACCTCGTTATGACTTCTATCAGGAAGGATTAGATGGCAGTCCTCTTTATAAGGAATTTGATGCTAAGGTTAAAGAGTATATTGGAATTTTGCAGAGTAATTTGCCTAATCAATATGATTTAGGAAGTAGCGATTTCTTTTACAAAGGAAATGTAGATAATTGGATTCGATTTGCTAATACTTTAAGAATAAAGATGGCTCAAAGACTAGAATTGGCTGATGCTACATTTTATAATGATGTTCTTAGTGAGGTTTTAGCTAATCCTGGAGGATTGATATCAAACAATGAGCAATCATGTGTTTATAATCATCCTAATGAGTATAATAACAATACTGATGATATGCATATCTTGACATATCAATATGCAGCATCTAGAGCCTTTGTTAATTTTATGAAGGAATATGACGATCCTAGACTTCCTTTGTTGGTAAGAAGAAATGGATTTGGTTTTGGGAATAATAATGAAATTAATGACGGCATTACTGAATTATTGGAACAACACTATCCCGATTATCAAACTAGATTTCCAGAGTTTAGCGAAAGATATTTTGGGATGTCATCTAATCCAGACAGCACGAGCACTTTATGGTCTGGAACAACTTACTTTACACTACCATACACTGAAGGAGGGGTTGACAAGACTTTGACTGTAAGGCATAATAGCCAAATTGAAAGTAGATTTTATGTTAAAAATGGAGGAAAAGTTGGGACTCAAGTGACAGCTAGAGACAAAGAAGATGCGACTTATGATGTGAGCCAAAACTCGATTAGTATTTTCACTCCTCTCATTACATATTCAGAAACTTGTTTCATGATGGCCGAGATTGCATTTAAATCTGGTTCGGCTAAAGGAGGTAAAGATGCACTAACTTGGTATCAAGAAGGCATTAGGGCTTCAATGCAGCAGTATCAGACTTGGGCAGAGAAAATGGCTGTCCCTTCTGCGATGAATTCTAATAGTGATAATTATAATCCAATTACATCAGTAAAAATTGATAACTATCTATCACAGACTGAGTTTCAAACTGTGTCCCTTGAGAAGATTATTTCTCAACAATGGGTTAATTTATTCATGCGACCTGAGGAAGCATGGGCGACGTGGAAAAGAACTGGCCTTCCAGCTTTCAAGGATCAACCAATTCCAGAGGCAGGCGTTGCTTTCCTAGAGGCTATTACTACTGGAGGAAATAGTCTAGTTATACCAAGAAGAGGTGCATTGCCTGTGCCTAATGACGCAAATATTGATAATTTTAATTCTGCTTTAGAAAGGCTTACTCAAGATCCAAACTATGGAGATATGAACAATAAGACCGAAGGAAGAATTTGGTGGGATCGTTTTTTGAATTAG
- a CDS encoding transposase, with amino-acid sequence MTQENSIRSSYPSLQRYLINMSTKAPSESFKSKIKAFRSQFRGVRNIEFFLYRLTKIFA; translated from the coding sequence TTGACTCAAGAAAACAGCATCAGGTCGAGTTATCCATCTTTACAGAGATATTTAATCAATATGAGTACGAAGGCTCCTTCAGAGTCCTTCAAGTCCAAAATTAAAGCTTTTAGAAGTCAATTCAGAGGGGTTAGAAACATAGAATTCTTCCTATATAGATTGACCAAAATATTTGCGTAA
- a CDS encoding type III pantothenate kinase yields the protein MNLVIDQGNTFVKLAVFENSRLVDLDSVSYCEAEEMLKKIFKKNEIKQVIWSSVGEAMPFFDTFLDNKVVLRLTSETLVPFFNNYGSPRSLGVDRIALAAAAAVNYPKKNVLVIDAGTCITFEFKNANDEYLGGAIAPGIQMRFKALHDYTAKLPLVSLASVEDFIGNNTETSILSGVVNNVVQEIDGVINQYLARFEDLTVILTGGDTLFLAERVKNTIFANPNFLLEGLNAILEHNTHG from the coding sequence ATGAATTTAGTTATTGATCAGGGAAATACATTTGTAAAACTTGCTGTTTTTGAGAATAGTAGGTTAGTAGATTTGGATTCGGTTTCCTATTGTGAGGCAGAAGAGATGCTGAAAAAAATTTTTAAAAAAAATGAAATTAAGCAGGTTATCTGGTCATCAGTAGGTGAAGCAATGCCTTTTTTTGATACTTTTTTGGATAATAAAGTAGTGTTAAGGCTAACTTCTGAAACATTGGTTCCATTCTTTAACAACTATGGGTCTCCACGTTCTCTAGGTGTCGATCGGATTGCACTGGCTGCCGCTGCCGCTGTGAATTATCCTAAGAAGAATGTTTTGGTAATTGATGCGGGTACTTGCATTACTTTTGAATTTAAGAATGCCAATGATGAATATTTGGGCGGAGCAATTGCACCTGGAATACAGATGAGATTTAAGGCTTTGCACGATTATACGGCAAAATTGCCATTAGTTTCTTTAGCTTCTGTGGAGGATTTTATCGGAAATAATACAGAGACTAGTATTCTTTCTGGAGTAGTTAATAATGTAGTTCAAGAAATTGACGGTGTTATCAATCAGTATCTTGCTCGTTTTGAAGATTTAACAGTTATTTTAACAGGTGGAGACACTCTTTTTTTGGCTGAAAGAGTAAAAAATACCATATTTGCGAATCCAAATTTCCTTTTGGAGGGTCTAAACGCTATTTTAGAACATAATACACACGGATGA
- a CDS encoding membrane protein — MIKKIFIAVTVLFCGSIYAQEGTASPYSYYGIGELKFKGVAENRAMGGISVYNDSIHVNLNNPSAFGFLRYATYTVGASYNSYNFKTNNNKENASAGSLDYLALGFPISKKMGLGFGLMPFTSVGYKLQSEGLIGENKMFDRFSGSGGMNKAFLSWGYQVFKGFSIGATANYDFGKMENEKLKIIENVENATLETNRSELSGFDFNLAASYKGKITDKLQMQAYVSYIPEAKISSDNFRTIAVGRFSQTGFIPVDLDEIDLEALGMKSTDLTLPSEASFGFGVGSDKKWFLGADYKTSKTSNFANPFLTVSGLTYEDSKTFSVGGFYLPKYNSFSSYFSRVVYRAGMRFENTGMVINGETINDFGISFGIGLPIGGFSNANIGFDLGKRGTTNSGLVQENYFNVRVGLSLNDRWFVKSKYQ; from the coding sequence ATGATTAAAAAAATATTTATAGCTGTTACCGTACTATTTTGCGGAAGCATATACGCACAGGAAGGAACAGCCTCTCCTTATTCATACTACGGAATTGGTGAGTTGAAATTTAAAGGAGTTGCCGAAAATAGGGCAATGGGTGGAATAAGCGTTTATAATGACAGTATTCATGTCAACCTTAATAATCCTTCTGCATTTGGTTTTTTAAGGTATGCTACCTACACTGTAGGCGCTTCTTATAATTCCTATAATTTCAAGACAAATAATAACAAGGAGAATGCTTCAGCTGGTAGCTTGGATTATTTAGCTTTAGGATTCCCAATTAGCAAGAAAATGGGTCTTGGATTTGGATTGATGCCTTTTACGTCTGTTGGGTATAAGCTGCAATCGGAAGGTCTTATTGGTGAGAACAAGATGTTTGATCGTTTTTCTGGATCTGGAGGTATGAACAAGGCTTTTTTGTCATGGGGATACCAAGTTTTTAAAGGATTTAGTATTGGCGCCACTGCTAACTATGATTTTGGCAAAATGGAAAATGAAAAGTTGAAAATCATAGAAAATGTAGAAAATGCGACTCTTGAAACTAACCGTTCAGAATTAAGTGGGTTTGATTTTAATTTGGCGGCCTCATACAAAGGGAAAATCACGGATAAACTTCAAATGCAGGCCTATGTAAGTTATATCCCTGAGGCCAAAATTAGTTCTGATAATTTCCGTACCATCGCAGTAGGTAGGTTTTCTCAGACAGGATTTATTCCGGTAGATCTAGATGAGATTGATTTAGAGGCTCTGGGTATGAAATCTACAGATCTGACACTTCCTTCTGAAGCCTCTTTTGGTTTTGGAGTAGGGAGTGATAAAAAGTGGTTTTTAGGGGCTGATTATAAAACTTCCAAGACTAGTAATTTTGCAAATCCGTTTTTGACCGTCTCTGGACTTACCTATGAGGATAGTAAGACATTCTCAGTTGGAGGGTTTTATTTGCCAAAATATAATTCATTTAGTAGCTATTTTAGTAGAGTGGTATACCGAGCTGGAATGCGATTTGAAAATACAGGAATGGTCATAAATGGTGAAACTATAAATGATTTTGGCATATCATTTGGTATAGGATTACCAATAGGAGGATTTTCTAATGCAAATATAGGGTTTGACCTTGGTAAAAGAGGAACAACAAATTCAGGACTTGTTCAGGAGAATTACTTCAATGTAAGAGTAGGTTTGTCGCTTAACGACAGGTGGTTTGTGAAGTCCAAATATCAATAA
- a CDS encoding tetratricopeptide repeat protein — protein sequence MKKNITLLLAVFLGSVSLASVHAQDADCSTNLSIFNEHAKVKNYDAAYEPWLVVYNNCPELHFATFYYGERILSHKIENATGDERTKFIGDLEKLYDGYIQYHPSRITKADVYIKKALLLYDTKTGTEDEIYGFLDKAFVEDRGNFKNEKAMYIYFLTLVDLNKAGKKDLQLVFDTYDNVNEKIEDEKAVLSDQINSLLPAEEAGTLDSKSKRTLDNARARVDNYLSISESIDATLGNLADCDNLIPLYEKNFAEKSSDAEWLKRAAGKMSDKDCTSDPLFVKLVESLHSLEPSASSAYYLGVLNEKNGKSAEAIKFFNQSVDLETDNFKKSRVLVKIATKMGKASAVNYANKALQFNASNSDAYRIIAHAYASSANECGTTSFEKRAIYWLAAQTARKGGLESLAARYDALAPSRSDIFAEGMSGKTITFKCWVGKSVKVPSL from the coding sequence ATGAAGAAGAACATTACATTATTACTTGCGGTATTTTTAGGTTCGGTGAGCCTGGCAAGTGTACATGCTCAAGATGCTGATTGCTCAACTAATCTTTCTATTTTTAACGAGCATGCTAAGGTGAAAAACTATGATGCTGCTTATGAGCCTTGGTTGGTGGTATATAATAATTGTCCTGAATTGCATTTTGCTACTTTTTATTACGGTGAAAGGATATTATCTCATAAGATTGAAAATGCTACAGGAGATGAAAGGACTAAGTTTATAGGTGATTTGGAAAAATTATATGATGGGTATATACAATATCACCCTTCTAGAATTACCAAAGCAGATGTGTATATTAAGAAGGCCTTATTGTTATATGATACTAAGACGGGTACCGAGGATGAAATATATGGTTTTTTAGATAAGGCTTTTGTTGAAGACAGAGGTAACTTTAAAAATGAGAAGGCAATGTATATTTATTTCTTAACCTTGGTAGATTTAAACAAGGCTGGGAAGAAAGACTTGCAGTTAGTGTTTGATACCTATGATAATGTGAACGAAAAAATAGAAGATGAAAAAGCTGTTCTTTCGGATCAAATTAACTCATTGCTTCCAGCTGAGGAGGCGGGTACTTTAGATTCTAAATCTAAAAGAACGTTGGATAATGCTCGTGCACGTGTAGACAACTATCTTTCAATTAGTGAGAGTATCGATGCTACTTTAGGTAACTTGGCAGATTGTGATAACTTGATTCCTTTGTACGAGAAAAACTTTGCTGAAAAATCAAGTGATGCAGAGTGGTTAAAGCGTGCTGCAGGTAAAATGTCGGATAAAGATTGTACTTCTGATCCTTTATTTGTGAAGTTAGTTGAGTCTTTACACTCTCTTGAACCATCGGCATCTTCAGCCTACTATTTAGGAGTATTGAATGAAAAAAATGGAAAATCTGCGGAGGCAATTAAATTCTTTAATCAGTCTGTGGACTTAGAGACCGATAACTTTAAAAAGTCTAGAGTTTTGGTAAAAATAGCTACTAAAATGGGTAAAGCTTCTGCTGTAAACTATGCAAATAAGGCATTGCAGTTTAATGCATCTAACTCTGATGCCTATAGAATTATTGCTCATGCGTATGCTTCTAGTGCTAACGAATGTGGAACTACTTCCTTTGAAAAGAGAGCGATTTACTGGTTAGCTGCACAAACAGCAAGAAAGGGTGGTTTGGAATCTTTAGCAGCACGTTATGATGCTTTAGCTCCTTCTAGATCAGACATATTTGCGGAAGGAATGTCTGGTAAAACTATTACTTTTAAATGTTGGGTAGGAAAGAGTGTAAAAGTTCCATCACTATAA
- the lptC gene encoding LPS export ABC transporter periplasmic protein LptC: MKPQLKNKLLNIVTVLAVTMFFSCQSNLSEIEKMRFTEKFPNGIAENFVLTYTDSAKVKAILRSVLNEDFSNQSFPYSEFPKGLQVDFFDDLNNKSTVTAQYGILYSNTNLVELRDSVVLKTHDGKVLETSQLFWDQKNEWVFTEKKFTFTNPKEGTIMNGEGMDFNKDFSIAKAHKTFGVFAIEDREVSASGEEQ, translated from the coding sequence ATGAAACCACAATTAAAAAATAAATTATTAAACATTGTCACAGTTCTTGCTGTGACAATGTTTTTTTCATGCCAAAGCAATCTTAGTGAAATTGAAAAGATGCGCTTTACGGAAAAGTTTCCTAATGGTATTGCTGAGAACTTTGTTCTTACCTACACTGATTCTGCCAAAGTTAAAGCGATATTAAGGAGTGTTCTTAATGAAGATTTTTCTAATCAGAGTTTCCCTTATTCAGAATTCCCTAAAGGTCTACAGGTAGACTTTTTTGACGATTTGAATAATAAAAGTACCGTTACAGCTCAATATGGTATTTTATATTCAAATACCAATTTAGTAGAATTAAGAGATAGTGTTGTTCTAAAAACGCATGATGGTAAAGTTTTGGAGACCTCACAGCTTTTTTGGGATCAAAAGAATGAATGGGTTTTTACCGAGAAAAAGTTTACCTTTACCAATCCGAAAGAAGGAACCATTATGAATGGTGAGGGTATGGATTTTAACAAAGATTTTTCCATAGCCAAAGCACATAAGACCTTTGGTGTATTTGCTATAGAAGATAGAGAGGTTTCTGCTTCTGGAGAAGAACAATAG
- a CDS encoding hemolysin family protein, with product MFSLLVVVGICLFLSAFFSGMEIAYVSSNKIHIEIAKKQGGFLAGILTKITEKPSKFIAAMLVGNSITLVVYGFVMSDWIMNTLPVTYHNLWWQIGIAGLVILITAEFLPKILFQLHANSLLKFFAIPAYFFYRLFSPISSFVIWVSDSLMRILFKTNNNEMQLTISRDELGDYITEQMEQVDEDQEVDSEIQLFQNALEFAEVKAREVMIPRTEITAVEFREKPQDLVRLFTETGYSKILVYKDTVDDIIGYVHSFEMFKKPKTIKSIMLSVEYVPETMLINDVLSILMKKRKSMAVVLDEYGGTSGIITVEDIVEELFGEIEDEHDTVELQEEQLSDAEFLFSARLEVDYLNESYKLNLPESENYETLGGLIVNHYEDIPEQGERVVVGEYHFIIEEVASTKILTVRLKIVPEE from the coding sequence ATGTTTTCGTTACTTGTTGTAGTTGGCATTTGTTTGTTCTTATCTGCATTTTTTTCAGGTATGGAGATCGCGTATGTATCTTCCAATAAGATTCATATTGAGATTGCTAAAAAACAGGGAGGCTTTTTAGCTGGCATACTTACCAAGATTACAGAGAAGCCTTCTAAGTTTATAGCTGCGATGTTAGTTGGTAATAGCATCACATTGGTGGTGTATGGATTTGTGATGAGTGATTGGATTATGAATACACTACCAGTTACATATCATAATTTGTGGTGGCAAATCGGTATAGCAGGACTAGTCATTCTTATTACGGCTGAATTTTTGCCTAAGATACTTTTTCAATTACATGCAAATTCTTTATTAAAGTTTTTTGCAATACCAGCTTACTTTTTTTATAGACTTTTTTCTCCAATTTCTTCATTTGTTATTTGGGTTTCTGATTCTTTAATGAGAATTCTTTTTAAAACTAATAATAATGAGATGCAACTAACTATTAGCAGGGATGAATTAGGGGATTATATAACGGAGCAGATGGAGCAGGTGGATGAAGATCAGGAGGTTGATTCGGAAATTCAACTTTTCCAGAATGCTTTGGAATTTGCTGAAGTAAAAGCTAGAGAAGTAATGATCCCGAGAACGGAGATTACAGCTGTGGAATTTCGTGAAAAACCACAAGATCTGGTTCGGCTTTTTACGGAAACTGGCTATTCAAAAATTCTAGTTTACAAGGATACTGTGGATGATATTATTGGGTATGTCCATTCTTTTGAAATGTTTAAAAAACCCAAAACAATTAAAAGTATAATGCTTTCTGTGGAATATGTCCCTGAAACCATGTTGATTAATGATGTGCTAAGTATTCTTATGAAAAAACGTAAGAGTATGGCGGTAGTGCTTGATGAATACGGAGGGACTTCTGGAATTATTACTGTGGAAGATATAGTTGAAGAGCTATTTGGAGAAATCGAAGATGAGCATGATACTGTAGAGCTTCAGGAAGAGCAGTTAAGTGATGCTGAGTTTCTTTTTTCCGCTCGTTTAGAAGTGGATTACCTTAATGAGTCTTATAAGCTTAATTTACCTGAAAGTGAAAATTATGAAACACTTGGGGGGCTAATAGTGAATCATTATGAAGACATTCCTGAGCAGGGTGAGCGTGTGGTAGTAGGAGAGTATCATTTTATTATTGAGGAGGTAGCAAGTACTAAAATTCTAACAGTACGTCTTAAAATAGTACCGGAGGAATAA